One genomic region from Nilaparvata lugens isolate BPH chromosome 3, ASM1435652v1, whole genome shotgun sequence encodes:
- the LOC111049789 gene encoding phosphate carrier protein, mitochondrial: MWQSLMETAKYSPFKNPVSIAHCEPANNDKMLSPVPGRTIGFAATPIRQPGDSCDFGSPKYFALCGLGGILSCGLTHTMVVPLDLVKCRLQVDPGKYKSLIHGFKVTIAEEGSRGLAKGWAPTFFGYSVQGLGKFGLYEYFKILYSDLMGEENAFLWRTSLYLAASASAEFFADIGLSPFEATKVKIQTTPGFASTFREAVPKMYAQEGTNAFFKSLVPLWCRQIPYTMMKFACFERTVELLYKHVVPKPRADCTKGEQLVVTFAAGYIAGVFCAVVSHPADTVVSKLNQEKGSSALDVAKKVGFGGLWKGLGPRIIMIGTLTALQWFIYDFVKVSLGIPRPPPPEMPESLKKKLAAEGK; the protein is encoded by the coding sequence ATGTGGCAATCTCtaatggaaacagctaaatacaGCCCTTTTAAGAATCCAGTCAGCATCGCTCATTGTGAACCTGCAAACAACGATAAGATGTTATCACCCGTACCAGGACGTACTATTGGATTTGCAGCTACACCAATTCGTCAGCCAGGAGACAGTTGTGACTTTGGCTCACCGAAATACTTCGCATTATGTGGACTTGGAGGTATACTATCATGTGGTCTTACTCATACAATGGTTGTGCCATTAGATTTGGTTAAATGTCGATTGCAAGTCGACCCTGGTAAATACAAATCTTTAATCCATGGTTTCAAGGTTACAATCGCCGAAGAGGGCTCAAGAGGCCTTGCTAAAGGATGGGCACCTACATTCTTTGGCTACTCTGTACAAGGGCTTGGAAAATTTGGTctttatgaatatttcaagatcCTGTACTCTGATCTTATGGGAGAAGAGAATGCTTTTCTGTGGAGAACTTCACTATATCTTGCAGCTTCAGCCTCCGCTGAGTTCTTTGCTGACATTGGTCTCAGTCCATTTGAAGCAACCAAAGTAAAAATCCAGACAACACCTGGATTTGCTAGCACATTCAGAGAGGCGGTCCCAAAAATGTACGCTCAGGAGGGAACCAATGCTTTTTTCAAGAGTCTTGTTCCACTGTGGTGCAGACAGATTCCATACACAATGATGAAATTTGCATGCTTCGAGCGTACCGTAGAGTTATTGTACAAGCATGTTGTTCCCAAGCCGCGTGCCGACTGCACGAAGGGAGAACAGTTGGTCGTCACTTTTGCTGCCGGTTACATCGCTGGAGTGTTCTGTGCCGTCGTCTCACATCCTGCTGACACCGTAGTCTCAAAATTGAACCAGGAGAAGGGATCAAGTGCCCTCGATGTAGCCAAGAAGGTCGGATTCGGAGGTCTGTGGAAGGGTCTTGGCCCGAGGATCATCATGATTGGTACACTAACAGCTCTGCAATGGTTCATCTACGATTTCGTGAAAGTATCTCTTGGAATTCCTCGCCCTCCACCACCAGAGATGCCAGAGTCACTCAAGAAGAAACTAGCAGCTGAAGGAAAGTAA
- the LOC120350296 gene encoding uncharacterized protein LOC120350296: MNCRKCTKLIVRSSKDKTNKVQCSVCKENFHGQCLGLSDADLNGLLISGRAWMCADCACERRRSRSHSDGGIVCSVNTKDVSSLDGLKKLIHELGEKMDSGLKRLEQDLGKSLDLCHEKLDENSCILATQQAIIDKQNQLIESLRLENLALSKKVTELSVRLDDAEQYSRSNTLEIYGVPVTQNEDVSSIIKEVGKALDVAITEDMIDACHRLKQQNNRPSPGIIVRFVRRAIKEKMLERRRVKRTLSTRHIGMPMDTPVYINQSLCPARRILFAKTKRVKNQMNFKFLWVDKTGNIKIRRDENSAIHLIKTDNDIAKLAGSGSGVDKTPTQLTASRKTN, encoded by the coding sequence ATGAATTGCCGTAAATGTACGAAATTAATAGTGCGGTCTTCAAAGGACAAAACGAATAAAGTCCAGTGCAGTGTATGTAAAGAGAATTTCCACGGACAGTGCTTGGGTCTTAGTGATGCTGACCTGAACGGTCTCCTCATCTCTGGTCGTGCGTGGATGTGTGCTGACTGTGCGTGTGAGCGTAGGAGGAGTCGTAGCCACAGCGATGGTGGCATTGTGTGTAGTGTCAACACAAAGGACGTAAGTAGCTTAGACGGCTTAAAAAAGTTGATTCACGAACTAGGTGAAAAAATGGACAGTGGTCTAAAACGTCTTGAACAAGACTTAGGTAAATCGCTTGATTTGTGTCATGAAAAGCTCGACGAAAACTCTTGTATACTGGCTACACAGCAGGCTatcattgataaacaaaaccaGTTGATTGAGTCTCTCAGATTGGAAAATTTAGCATTGTCTAAAAAAGTCACGGAACTGTCGGTGAGATTGGATGATGCAGAACAATATTCGAGGTCGAACACTCTTGAGATTTACGGAGTTCCTGTCACTCAGAATGAAGACGTCTCCAGCATTATAAAAGAGGTTGGTAAAGCCCTGGATGTTGCAATCACGGAGGATATGATCGATGCCTGTCATCGTTTGAAGCAGCAAAATAACCGGCCATCTCCTGGGATAATCGTACGCTTTGTTCGCCGAGCTATTAAGGAAAAAATGTTGGAGAGGCGACGGGTGAAGAGGACTCTGTCTACAAGACATATAGGCATGCCAATGGATACTCCCGTCTACATAAACCAGTCTCTATGTCCGGCtagaagaattttatttgctaaaaCAAAAAGGGTGAAAAATCAGATGAACTTTAAGTTTCTATGGGTTGACAAAACGGGTAACATAAAGATAAGAAGAGACGAAAACTCGGCCATTCATCTAATCAAAACTGATAATGATATCGCAAAACTTGCAGGCAGTGGAAGCGGCGTTGATAAGACGCCAACACAGCTGACTGCGAGTCGAAAAACTAACTAA
- the LOC120350618 gene encoding odorant receptor 67c-like → MFAMCSFVGFIWFAPFITSLFHLMKEIDILCLSLKDMDYWLKDKIDSNYEFHLKQYFKGVIEHHQNICRTVQELNEALSVFLFLFNCVCCAQICVSLYSCFEMSDSVSQMKYILLLGPVFSCFYFFCWSGQELINKNDQLERVIADCNWMNKPKWFRSSLRIMILRSSKPLQIKPFGLYTLNFNNIMMVCRAAYSFFNFMHKVQMKSIS, encoded by the exons ATGTTTGCCATGTGCTCTTTCGTCGGCTTCATTTGGTTTGCTCCCTTCATTACATCACTTTTCCACCTGATGAAAGAGATCGATATACTTTGCCTCTCACTCAAAGACATGGACTACTGGTTGAAGGATAAAATTGATTCGAATTATGAGTTTCATCTCAAACAATACTTCAAGGGAGTAATTGAACACCATCAGAATATTTGCAG AACTGTGCAAGAACTCAACGAAGCTCTATCAGTTTTCCTTTTCCTGTTCAACTGTGTTTGTTGCGCACAAATATGTGTTTCACTCTACAGTTGCTTTGAG ATGAGCGATTCCGTATCTCAAATGAAGTACATACTTCTCCTTGGTCCAGTCTTTAGCTGCTTCTATTTTTTCTGTTGGTCTGGTCAGGAGCTCATCAATAAA AACGATCAGCTAGAAAGAGTGATCGCCGATTGCAATTGGATGAACAAGCCGAAGTGGTTCAGAAGTTCTCTTCGTATCATGATTCTCAGGTCGAGTAAACCGTTGCAAATAAAACCTTTCGGATTGTACACTCTCAATTTCAACAACATCATGATG GTTTGTCGAGCtgcttattcatttttcaactttatgcACAAAGTTCAAATGAAATCCATATCTTGA